DNA from Roseimicrobium sp. ORNL1:
AATCCTGAGCGCATCGGCATTCTCGGCTTCTCCGCCGGCGGTCACCTCACCGTGATGACCACCCTGCATCCCAATGAGCGCACCTACACGCAGGACCCTGCTTTGGACAAAGAAGACGTCACCCCGAACTTCTCCATCCCGGTCTATCCCGCCTATCTGGTGACCAAAGAGGACACCTTCAAGTTACTCCCCGAGATCACCGTCACGAAGAAGTCCCCTCCCATGTGCCTCGTCCATGCGCATGATGACAAAGGCACTACCAGCGCCAGCGCCAGCGCCCTGCTTTATCTTGAATACAAGAAGCTCGACCTCCCTGCGGAGCTTCACATCTACACCAAAGGCGGCCACGGCTTCGGCATGAAGGTGAAGAATGAACCCGTCGACCAGTGGCTGGAGCGCGTGGGTGAGTGGATGACCAGCATGGGCTGGATGGGTGAAAAAGAAACCGCGAAAAAGTAACAAGGAAAAGCATCCTCAGACGTCCTTTCTTTTGGTAGGATCATCTCTACCAAAGAAAGGACCGTCATGAAGCCCGCCGTTGTCTTCATTGTCACCTTCGCCTTCACCCTCGGGTTTGGCGCGCTGTTCATCGTCATCGGTAAGGCAGCCGAGCCGGTGGATGCATTCGTGACACCAGTCCCCGCCCCATCACAGGGCACCGGCGCCGCTATCCTTCCGCCGGGGACCTACCACGCCGTAACGCCAGACGGCGTCCGGCTCTCTGGCTGGGTACATTCGCCGGACACCTCGCGGTTCCCCACGCTGAAGAAGGCTCCGTCCCCGCCACAGAAAGCGAAAATGCCGCAGCGCGACCCGCAATTACGCTTCGTACCGGTGGAACCGGGACCTCATCCTCGCCCAAACCGGTGACCTTTTCACGTCGGCTCGTTGCTCTCGTGAAAGCGCAAGCTGTTGTACCCACATGTTTCGCACTGGCCTGGCGAACCGAGAAAGTTGGGCATTGCTACTCGGCCACGCGCTTCAAAGTGTTGAAGCCGTGGTGCCCAAGCTTGCCGTAAAGGGCACAAGCTTGAACGAGGGCGGGCCGCCCCGATTGGACGGCCCATACACCGCTCGCCTCACGCCTTGGTCAGCGTGTTGATGCTGACATGTGGCCAGCGAATCAGCTGCCCCGGTTGACCGGGAGCCGGGAAGAAGTCGAGGAATACGGTTTGCGAGTACTGCATCACAAACTGCGGTGGCCCCAGCGGCACCGTGGGCTTCAGCTCCATAATCCAGAACGTCGCGACCATCTCCGTAGCGTTCGCCTCCCGCACCACGAAGGGAATATTCGCAATGCCTCCAGTTCCAAACTTCGTGTCGAAATGCAATTCTGTGGTGCGTACAACCTGCTCCCCCGGGTTCGCGAACTGCAAAATCGCATTGGCGTTGGAGGCGAAAAAGCCTGGGAATTTGGGCACCGTCTTGGGAACGGTACCAAAGAACCTGTTGTCCTCGAAGTGCTTGTAGGGTCCGAGGTATGGATTGGCGTTGACATCCTGATTCACTCGTACCGGCAGTGCATTAAGGTCGGGTATCTTTGGAGGCCCGTCAAACTGACGTACCTTGCCCAGAGCCAACACCGAATCCCCGTGCGGGATGGTAGCAAGCCGGGCAATGGACAACTCCTCACCTTCATGCTCCCCGCGGTGGTTGGTGAGGTGGAGGAACAATCCCGGCTCATGGTGAATGCCCTTGCCATCCGGCGAGCGCAAGTTGCTAGCTGGGGAATCCTCTGCCGCTACCTGAATCACCACCTGCTGATAGTCCAGCCCGCTGATCAATTGATCGGTCACGTCGTCGGCATCGGGCTGTATTCCGCGATTGGGAATGTTCTCATCAACGAAGAAGAAGTCGAGATTCTCCCCGTACTGGTTCATCAGGAGCCGGTATTTGAATTGTGCAGACGGGTCCCTGAATGGAAGCGCAATGAGATTCCACCCCTGCGCAACGCTCGCCCATTTACCAACGAGATTCATCAGTGGCCCAAGCGATGTGACCTGCTGGTCGCCCACCTTTGACTGAAGGTCGGTGCCACCGACTTCATGCATGTTTCTCCCGGCCTTGAGTCGACTTTTGATTTCTTCCGGTTTCATGTGGCGTCAGGCTTGTTGAGTTTCGCTTTTCCAACTGTTCGGCATTGTGACATGTCGTCACAAAAGTTTTGCCATGCAATTATGTATGCACCCCCTTTTGCAAACACAAAGAGAAAATTATATAATTTTTTTCCTCACGAACTCACAATCACAAAAGACACACGGCGAACTAATTACAGTGTAATATAGCAAAACATGGACATGTTTTCGACGAGACAGCCAGTGCAAAATTGCCCACCACCACCACCAGCGGAAGATGATTCCCATCGTTTGGACGAAACGCCCATTCTCATAACCTTCCATTTCACGCCAGGACTGGCATTCCCATGGACAGCTCTGCGTCCGTATCAGTTGTTTTTATACCGCCTCAAGGTGTGCAGTCGCCCAGGAGTTCGATAGTCCGTACTGCCGATTTTTACAGTTCCCGTATGTCCCGCTTCACACCCGAGCAGCGTTTCCACCCCATAATCAACACTCTTGCCAACCCCGCTTCCTTCCCGTGGATGAGATAACGCAAGCTCCGAGAAGCCGATCCCGTTGACCATGGTGCGGCGGCCACCACCGTCTCGTGCGCGTCTGAACTTGCGCTTTTTTGGTGTAATTTCCGGGCAAAACCCTCATAGTCGGCGCTCCAATGTTCGAGCGTCTGCTAAGCACATCCCTAATAACACTTCTGTTCGTTCCCCTCTCCGCCATTCAGGGCGCCGAGCCGCAGAAGGGATTGCACGAACTGCTCGTCCGTGACGG
Protein-coding regions in this window:
- a CDS encoding alpha/beta hydrolase; amino-acid sequence: MKFSSALLTLALAASVATAHAADPVIVKLWPKGAEEPAGFKAEPEKSEKKADGIERTSNVSDPTITVFRPEKPNGTAVLVCPGGGYSILASEHEGTMVCDWFLKKGVTPILLKYRVPRRDPQDPSKYPLQDAQRAMGIIRHRAAEWGINPERIGILGFSAGGHLTVMTTLHPNERTYTQDPALDKEDVTPNFSIPVYPAYLVTKEDTFKLLPEITVTKKSPPMCLVHAHDDKGTTSASASALLYLEYKKLDLPAELHIYTKGGHGFGMKVKNEPVDQWLERVGEWMTSMGWMGEKETAKK
- a CDS encoding heme-binding protein, which encodes MKPEEIKSRLKAGRNMHEVGGTDLQSKVGDQQVTSLGPLMNLVGKWASVAQGWNLIALPFRDPSAQFKYRLLMNQYGENLDFFFVDENIPNRGIQPDADDVTDQLISGLDYQQVVIQVAAEDSPASNLRSPDGKGIHHEPGLFLHLTNHRGEHEGEELSIARLATIPHGDSVLALGKVRQFDGPPKIPDLNALPVRVNQDVNANPYLGPYKHFEDNRFFGTVPKTVPKFPGFFASNANAILQFANPGEQVVRTTELHFDTKFGTGGIANIPFVVREANATEMVATFWIMELKPTVPLGPPQFVMQYSQTVFLDFFPAPGQPGQLIRWPHVSINTLTKA